One Oryzomonas sagensis genomic region harbors:
- a CDS encoding sulfurtransferase, with amino-acid sequence MKSHRLLTAAGFALTLALSGVLAGCGSSTSSTSTSSTPAATVAKAVENFTTTAALAAEQQNVLVVDVRAFSAYSTGHIPGAIRNTVSLNSATASATGLPGTLGLTQAEFVALADKLGITPSTKVVAYDTDNSSSVGRFVWTLLRYGHKNVAILDGGYQKWIAEGRAKATKANSTTPTANTISYAVTSTADIDVSASYVLSRINVPGTVIWDARTPLEYIGYDLRTNPRGGHIPYAVNLDWTNLQQQGSTGAYVLKSSTDILALLAQYGITPDKEIIVHCQAGVRSAYASDTLLGLGFTRVKNYTGSWGEWSAAKDTSGNYVYPISTGTNP; translated from the coding sequence ATGAAATCACACCGTTTGCTCACCGCCGCAGGTTTCGCCCTGACCCTTGCACTCTCGGGAGTCCTCGCCGGTTGCGGCAGCAGCACCAGCAGCACTTCCACAAGCTCAACGCCGGCCGCCACCGTGGCCAAGGCCGTGGAGAATTTCACCACCACGGCAGCCCTGGCCGCAGAGCAGCAGAATGTCCTCGTCGTCGATGTCCGGGCCTTCAGCGCCTATAGCACCGGCCATATCCCCGGGGCCATTCGGAACACCGTGTCTCTGAATTCCGCCACGGCCTCGGCGACCGGTTTGCCCGGCACCCTCGGCCTGACCCAGGCCGAATTCGTCGCCCTGGCCGACAAGCTGGGGATTACCCCCTCCACCAAGGTGGTGGCCTACGACACCGACAACAGTTCCTCGGTGGGGCGTTTCGTCTGGACCCTGCTCCGCTACGGGCACAAAAACGTCGCCATCCTTGACGGCGGCTACCAGAAGTGGATCGCGGAAGGGCGTGCCAAGGCGACCAAGGCCAATTCCACGACGCCCACGGCCAACACCATCTCCTATGCCGTGACCAGCACGGCGGATATCGATGTCAGCGCCTCCTATGTCCTGTCCCGCATCAACGTGCCGGGCACGGTCATCTGGGACGCGCGGACCCCGCTGGAGTATATCGGCTATGACCTCCGCACCAACCCGCGGGGGGGACACATCCCCTATGCGGTCAACCTCGACTGGACGAATCTCCAGCAGCAGGGCAGCACCGGGGCCTATGTGCTGAAGAGCAGCACCGATATCCTGGCCCTGCTGGCCCAGTACGGCATCACGCCCGACAAGGAGATAATCGTCCATTGCCAGGCCGGGGTACGCTCCGCCTATGCCTCGGATACCCTTTTGGGGCTCGGCTTCACGAGGGTCAAGAACTATACCGGTTCCTGGGGCGAGTGGAGCGCCGCCAAGGACACGTCGGGAAACTATGTCTATCCCATTTCCACCGGCACCAACCCATAA
- a CDS encoding fibronectin type III domain-containing protein, whose amino-acid sequence MKNGTFITICLCLVGFMLSACGTSGSSASPNSTATLAVPASPPGISATSGTNQATVSWSPVSGATSYNIYWTNDPTHVMKDMGATKIAGVTSPYRHTNLTVGTTYAYVVTAVNASGESAESDVAATTTTALDGLALYATNCSGCHNPLAISEKKGRTAAQIQTAITGNRGGMGALTALTSAQLQAIADVLGF is encoded by the coding sequence ATGAAGAACGGTACCTTCATTACGATTTGCCTGTGCCTTGTCGGTTTTATGCTCAGCGCCTGCGGCACCAGCGGTTCCAGCGCGTCTCCTAACTCAACCGCGACCCTTGCCGTGCCGGCCTCGCCGCCCGGCATCTCCGCGACAAGCGGCACCAATCAGGCGACCGTCTCGTGGAGTCCGGTCAGCGGTGCGACTTCGTACAATATCTATTGGACGAACGACCCCACCCATGTGATGAAGGACATGGGCGCGACGAAAATCGCCGGAGTAACCAGCCCGTACCGCCATACGAACCTGACGGTCGGCACCACGTATGCCTATGTTGTGACGGCGGTGAACGCTTCCGGCGAGAGCGCCGAGTCGGATGTCGCTGCAACGACGACGACGGCCCTTGACGGCCTTGCCCTCTATGCAACGAATTGTTCCGGGTGCCACAACCCGCTGGCGATATCCGAGAAAAAAGGGCGGACCGCCGCCCAGATCCAGACGGCAATTACCGGCAACAGAGGTGGCATGGGCGCTTTGACGGCCCTCACGTCTGCGCAGCTTCAGGCGATAGCGGATGTCCTCGGCTTTTAA
- a CDS encoding DUF2950 domain-containing protein, producing the protein MMTERGKVLFRGLGAWCLAALLAVVAVWPAVGDAAPPVPLQQSFASPEAARQALVDAVQHKDHGALARIFGPVAVELEPGDPVEQAAEFDHFSRHVQEGIGLVREGETRAILVIGAKKWPFPVPIVKRGDTWLFNMEEGREEIVNRRVGHNELLAINVCRAYVDAQREYYAMAEPDGEQLPKYAQRMISRPGRKDGLYWPTAAGEKESPLGPLVAKAKEEGYMRKHPAGDHGPRPYHGYYFRILTRQGKNAPGGRFSYVINNNMVAGYALVAYPAKWGVSGVMTFIVNQRGRVYEKNLGPKTAEIARKLKGYNPDLTWKLVDQ; encoded by the coding sequence ATGATGACGGAGAGGGGAAAAGTCTTGTTTCGCGGCTTGGGGGCGTGGTGCCTGGCCGCCCTGCTGGCGGTGGTGGCTGTGTGGCCGGCGGTCGGTGATGCCGCCCCGCCCGTGCCGCTCCAGCAAAGCTTCGCATCGCCCGAGGCGGCCCGCCAGGCCCTGGTGGATGCCGTTCAGCACAAGGACCACGGGGCGCTGGCCAGGATCTTCGGCCCGGTTGCCGTTGAGCTGGAGCCGGGCGATCCGGTGGAACAGGCCGCTGAGTTCGACCACTTCAGCCGCCACGTGCAGGAGGGGATCGGGTTGGTCCGGGAGGGGGAGACAAGGGCAATCCTGGTCATCGGCGCGAAAAAATGGCCGTTCCCCGTGCCGATCGTCAAGCGCGGCGACACCTGGCTGTTCAACATGGAAGAGGGGCGCGAGGAGATCGTCAACCGGCGCGTCGGCCACAACGAACTGCTGGCCATCAACGTCTGCCGGGCCTATGTGGATGCCCAGCGGGAGTATTACGCCATGGCGGAACCGGATGGCGAGCAGTTGCCCAAATACGCCCAACGCATGATCAGCAGGCCGGGCAGAAAGGACGGGCTCTATTGGCCGACCGCGGCCGGCGAGAAAGAGAGCCCCCTCGGCCCCCTGGTCGCCAAGGCGAAGGAAGAAGGGTACATGCGGAAGCATCCGGCCGGCGACCACGGCCCCCGGCCGTACCACGGCTACTACTTCCGCATTCTCACCCGCCAGGGCAAGAACGCGCCGGGCGGCAGGTTCAGTTATGTCATCAACAACAACATGGTGGCCGGCTACGCCCTGGTCGCCTACCCCGCCAAGTGGGGGGTCTCGGGGGTGATGACGTTCATCGTGAACCAGCGGGGCAGGGTGTACGAGAAGAACCTGGGGCCCAAGACCGCGGAGATTGCGCGCAAGCTGAAGGGGTACAATCCGGACCTGACCTGGAAGCTGGTTGACCAGTAG
- a CDS encoding hydrolase → MKTELLNPANSAVIFIDFQPQMTFGVANIDRQTLFNNVLLLAKAAQIFKVPVILTTVETKSFSGNMWPQLLDIFPGQEPIERSSMNSWESEEFVAAVKATGRSKLVMAALWTEVCLTFPALEAMRAGFEVYAVEDASGGTSVTAHNAAMRRMEQAGAIPVTALQVLLEYQRDWAHKETYNDVMAVVKELCGAYGQGVEYAYTMVHGAPPSRAGAGH, encoded by the coding sequence ATGAAAACAGAACTACTCAACCCGGCCAACAGCGCCGTCATCTTCATCGACTTTCAGCCCCAGATGACTTTCGGGGTTGCCAACATCGACCGCCAGACCCTTTTCAACAATGTCCTGCTGCTGGCCAAAGCGGCCCAGATCTTCAAGGTCCCCGTCATCCTCACCACCGTTGAGACGAAGAGCTTCTCGGGCAATATGTGGCCCCAACTCCTGGACATCTTTCCCGGCCAGGAACCGATCGAGCGCAGTTCCATGAACTCGTGGGAAAGCGAGGAGTTCGTCGCCGCGGTGAAGGCGACCGGGAGAAGCAAGCTGGTCATGGCCGCCCTCTGGACCGAGGTCTGCCTGACCTTCCCGGCCCTGGAGGCCATGAGGGCCGGGTTCGAGGTCTATGCCGTGGAGGACGCCTCGGGGGGCACTTCGGTAACGGCGCACAACGCGGCCATGCGGCGCATGGAACAGGCGGGCGCAATCCCGGTGACCGCGCTCCAGGTACTTCTCGAGTACCAACGTGACTGGGCGCACAAAGAGACCTACAACGACGTCATGGCGGTGGTCAAGGAACTGTGCGGAGCCTACGGCCAGGGCGTGGAGTACGCCTACACCATGGTGCACGGCGCACCTCCCAGCCGGGCCGGCGCCGGGCACTAG
- a CDS encoding c-type cytochrome → MVTLAWNPVPGATSYNIYWSANPGVTTATGIKISGVSSPYHHDGLLVSQTYFYVVTAVNGSGEESPASEQVATVSATGGANLYTAYCAGCHGPLAASTIMDGTPDHIKAAIAANTGGMGTLTTLTTDQIDIIAQLLPCH, encoded by the coding sequence ATGGTGACACTCGCCTGGAATCCGGTTCCCGGCGCAACCTCCTACAACATCTACTGGTCTGCAAATCCGGGGGTGACCACGGCGACAGGCATAAAAATATCAGGAGTAAGCAGCCCGTATCACCATGATGGGCTGCTTGTCAGCCAAACCTATTTCTATGTTGTGACGGCGGTAAACGGCTCCGGCGAGGAAAGCCCGGCCAGCGAACAGGTTGCAACGGTTTCTGCAACCGGCGGCGCAAATCTGTACACTGCATACTGTGCCGGATGTCACGGCCCGCTTGCGGCCAGCACCATCATGGATGGCACCCCCGACCATATCAAGGCGGCTATTGCGGCCAACACGGGCGGCATGGGCACACTTACCACCCTGACCACGGACCAGATAGATATCATCGCCCAACTGCTGCCGTGTCATTGA
- a CDS encoding DUF1499 domain-containing protein translates to MGILSGLLAACTGERPTNLGVRDGRLTACPPSPNCVLSQSGDERHRIAPLSFTGEPEAAFARLKQLLSRRADATIIEERPGYLRAELRTTLFTDDAEFLLDRERSSIQVRSASRLGYSDLGKNRRRMEEIREAFRVMPTPAF, encoded by the coding sequence ATGGGCATACTGTCAGGCCTTTTGGCCGCGTGCACCGGCGAACGCCCCACCAACCTGGGGGTGCGGGACGGCCGGCTGACCGCCTGCCCCCCCTCGCCCAACTGTGTGCTGAGCCAGTCTGGCGACGAGCGGCACCGGATTGCGCCCCTGTCGTTCACGGGCGAACCGGAGGCCGCCTTTGCCCGCCTGAAACAGCTTCTCTCCCGACGGGCCGATGCGACCATCATCGAAGAACGCCCCGGGTATCTGCGGGCCGAGCTACGGACAACCCTCTTTACGGATGATGCCGAATTTCTGCTGGACCGGGAACGGAGCAGCATCCAGGTACGCTCCGCCTCGCGGCTCGGGTATTCCGACCTGGGGAAAAACCGTCGCCGGATGGAGGAGATCCGTGAGGCGTTCCGGGTTATGCCTACGCCAGCTTTCTAA
- a CDS encoding pirin family protein, translated as MTTRAIDKLYKSRPTVEGAGVHLKRAFGNSQVPLFDPFLMLDDFHTANPAEYLPGFPWHPHRGIETITYVLEGLVEHGDSMGNKGVIGPGDVQWMTAGSGIIHQEMPQKSPTGMMWGFQFWANLPAGQKMMAPRYRDVRAADIPEVTLDTGVRIKVVSGRVNGVQGPVRDIVIDPEMLDVSIPAGATFRHPVTAGHTAIAYVLDGEGYFDEQRDAFAYEMAGAGWMDLDRRCICGPETVVLYKREGSEVQVVAGEQPVRFLFIAGKPLHEPVAWYGPIVMNTQEELRVAFEEFQNGTFIKSR; from the coding sequence ATGACCACCCGCGCCATCGACAAACTGTACAAGAGCCGTCCCACCGTGGAGGGGGCCGGCGTCCACCTGAAACGCGCCTTTGGCAACTCCCAGGTGCCGCTGTTCGACCCGTTCCTGATGCTGGACGACTTCCACACCGCCAACCCGGCCGAGTATCTGCCCGGCTTTCCCTGGCACCCCCACCGGGGCATCGAGACCATCACCTATGTCCTGGAAGGCCTGGTGGAACATGGGGACAGCATGGGCAACAAGGGGGTCATCGGCCCCGGCGACGTGCAGTGGATGACCGCCGGCAGCGGCATCATCCACCAGGAGATGCCCCAGAAAAGCCCCACCGGCATGATGTGGGGCTTCCAGTTTTGGGCCAACCTGCCGGCCGGCCAGAAGATGATGGCGCCCCGCTACCGGGACGTGAGGGCGGCCGACATCCCGGAGGTCACCCTGGATACGGGGGTCAGGATCAAGGTCGTCAGCGGCCGGGTCAATGGGGTCCAGGGGCCGGTGCGGGACATCGTGATCGATCCGGAGATGCTGGATGTGAGCATCCCGGCCGGCGCCACCTTTCGCCACCCGGTCACGGCGGGACACACCGCCATCGCCTACGTGCTGGACGGCGAGGGGTATTTCGACGAGCAGCGTGACGCCTTTGCCTACGAGATGGCGGGCGCGGGGTGGATGGACCTGGACCGGCGCTGCATCTGCGGCCCCGAGACCGTGGTCCTCTACAAGCGGGAAGGGAGCGAGGTGCAGGTCGTGGCGGGAGAGCAGCCGGTCCGGTTCCTGTTCATCGCGGGGAAACCGCTCCATGAGCCGGTGGCCTGGTACGGCCCCATCGTCATGAACACCCAGGAAGAGTTGCGGGTCGCCTTCGAGGAATTCCAGAACGGCACCTTCATCAAGAGCAGATAA
- a CDS encoding methyl-accepting chemotaxis protein: MATGKQGVRFGNKILFMVLACSIGLALATTCIALKEYVASYHRSIEMYKKSLFNDFDVQARNEVETAVSLLQAVYDRAQKEGVSPEVARKQGADLLRGLKYGKDGYFWADTTEGINVVILGKPVEGKSRIDSQDAKGKYLVREIIRNGRQPGGGFTDYWFPRAGETTPAPKRGYSVEFKPFGWVIGTGNYVDDLDALVKKAADESMTSLRQGIYLIIGVTLVLIILISVISIFVTRRLLLHIGTEPAHLEEITQQVAAGDLTYCFEQGSGGIYEAMRRMVEQLRQVMDKVNKSSQEVASASVQLSSNADQMASASHQVVGQANTVATASEEMSATSMDIANNCHRAAESSNQASKTAQAGAAIVRSTVDGMSRIAGKVRSSATVVEQLGTRSDQIGAIVATIEDIADQTNLLALNAAIEAARAGEQGRGFAVVADEVRALAERTARATREIGEMIKNIQGETRQAVAAMEEGVREVEQGTNEAARSGQALEEILEKINEVTTQISQIATAAEEQTATTREISNNIQQISDVVEMSAKSSMDISQSSSSLSRLSVELQDMVRMFRV; this comes from the coding sequence ATGGCTACGGGAAAACAGGGAGTAAGGTTCGGGAACAAGATTCTCTTCATGGTGCTGGCGTGCAGCATCGGGCTGGCATTGGCGACCACCTGCATCGCCTTGAAGGAGTACGTGGCCTCGTACCACAGATCCATCGAAATGTATAAGAAATCCCTGTTCAACGATTTCGACGTCCAGGCGCGAAACGAGGTGGAGACGGCCGTCAGCCTGTTGCAGGCGGTCTACGACCGCGCCCAGAAGGAGGGCGTATCGCCGGAAGTGGCCCGGAAACAGGGCGCCGACCTGCTGCGCGGTCTGAAGTACGGCAAGGACGGCTATTTCTGGGCCGATACGACCGAGGGGATCAACGTCGTCATTTTGGGCAAGCCGGTCGAAGGCAAGAGTCGCATTGATTCCCAGGACGCCAAGGGTAAATACCTCGTCCGGGAGATCATCCGGAACGGGAGACAGCCGGGTGGCGGCTTCACCGACTACTGGTTCCCCCGGGCGGGTGAAACGACCCCCGCTCCGAAACGGGGCTACTCGGTGGAATTCAAGCCCTTCGGCTGGGTGATCGGCACCGGCAACTACGTGGACGACCTGGACGCACTGGTCAAGAAGGCCGCCGACGAGAGCATGACAAGCCTCAGACAGGGAATCTATCTGATCATCGGCGTCACTCTGGTCCTGATCATCCTCATCTCCGTCATCTCGATCTTCGTCACCAGGCGCCTGCTGCTCCATATCGGCACCGAACCGGCCCATCTGGAGGAGATCACCCAGCAGGTGGCGGCCGGCGATCTGACCTACTGTTTCGAGCAGGGCAGTGGCGGAATCTATGAGGCCATGCGCCGGATGGTGGAGCAGTTGCGCCAGGTCATGGACAAGGTCAACAAGAGTTCCCAGGAGGTGGCCTCGGCATCGGTGCAGTTGAGCAGCAACGCCGATCAGATGGCCAGCGCCTCCCACCAGGTCGTCGGCCAGGCCAACACCGTGGCCACGGCCAGCGAAGAGATGTCGGCCACCAGCATGGATATCGCCAACAACTGCCACCGGGCGGCGGAGAGTTCCAACCAGGCCAGCAAGACGGCCCAGGCCGGCGCCGCCATCGTCAGGAGCACGGTGGACGGCATGAGCCGCATCGCCGGCAAGGTGCGCAGTTCCGCCACCGTGGTGGAACAGTTGGGCACCCGTTCCGACCAGATCGGCGCGATCGTGGCCACCATCGAGGATATTGCCGACCAGACCAACCTGCTGGCCCTGAACGCGGCCATCGAGGCGGCCCGCGCCGGAGAGCAGGGACGCGGGTTTGCGGTGGTCGCCGACGAGGTTCGGGCCCTGGCCGAACGCACCGCGCGGGCCACCCGCGAGATCGGCGAGATGATCAAGAATATCCAGGGAGAGACCCGCCAGGCGGTGGCCGCCATGGAGGAGGGGGTCCGGGAGGTGGAGCAGGGAACGAACGAAGCCGCCCGCTCCGGTCAGGCGCTGGAGGAGATTCTGGAAAAGATCAACGAGGTGACCACGCAGATCAGCCAGATCGCCACGGCTGCGGAGGAGCAGACCGCCACGACCCGGGAGATATCCAACAATATTCAGCAGATTTCCGATGTGGTGGAGATGAGCGCCAAGAGTTCCATGGACATCTCCCAATCGTCCTCGAGCCTGTCCCGGCTCTCCGTGGAGTTGCAGGATATGGTCAGGATGTTCCGGGTCTAG
- a CDS encoding DUF3300 domain-containing protein, protein MKTFLITVPAAFLALGLLAGSAAYADGDRYDPADEGEQAYDAPFTAAELDDLLAPIALYPDPLLAQILPAATFSDQIDAAARYVGQYGQTARIDDQPWDVSVKAVAHYPSLLAMMDQKFDWTISLGQAYINQQQDVMDSIQRLRAEAEARGNLGSTPEQQVVDSGGVISIDPAAPDVIYVPQYDPQMVYMEPGYGFFTFGTGFIIGAWLNRDCDWHGRRIYYHGWQGGGWIGRSRLHVRGGNSIYINNRYRTISVNRGALQHDTTRYRGEIRRTVQLRPALPGRPAPSARGGQGAPAAVGTRPPAAANVYRGRDVQRSQPASQTGYGGYGSSRDAATYRQRGQTSRGAMQPVNRTPSMGAPAQRAVSRPAPASRPAPSGGGGGGGGGLRRQR, encoded by the coding sequence ATGAAAACATTTCTGATCACGGTACCTGCGGCGTTCCTCGCCCTGGGGCTCCTGGCAGGCAGCGCGGCGTATGCCGACGGCGACCGGTATGACCCGGCCGACGAGGGGGAGCAGGCGTATGACGCGCCCTTCACGGCTGCGGAACTGGACGACCTGCTCGCCCCCATCGCCCTCTATCCCGACCCGCTGCTTGCCCAAATCCTCCCGGCGGCCACGTTCAGCGACCAGATCGATGCGGCGGCCCGCTACGTCGGGCAGTACGGCCAAACGGCCCGGATCGACGACCAGCCGTGGGACGTGAGCGTCAAGGCGGTGGCCCACTATCCCAGCCTGCTTGCCATGATGGACCAGAAGTTCGACTGGACCATCTCCCTGGGGCAAGCCTATATCAACCAGCAGCAGGATGTGATGGACTCGATCCAGCGGCTGCGCGCCGAGGCGGAGGCCAGGGGCAATCTCGGTTCCACCCCGGAACAGCAGGTGGTGGATTCGGGCGGGGTCATCAGCATCGACCCGGCCGCGCCCGATGTGATCTATGTTCCCCAGTACGACCCCCAGATGGTGTATATGGAGCCGGGGTACGGGTTCTTTACGTTCGGCACCGGATTTATCATCGGCGCCTGGCTGAACCGCGATTGCGACTGGCACGGCCGGCGCATCTACTACCACGGCTGGCAGGGCGGGGGATGGATCGGCCGGTCCCGGCTCCATGTCCGGGGCGGGAACAGCATCTACATCAATAACCGCTACCGGACGATCAGCGTCAACAGGGGGGCGCTGCAACACGATACCACGCGCTATCGCGGGGAGATTCGCCGCACCGTGCAACTCCGTCCCGCTCTCCCGGGCCGCCCGGCACCTTCGGCCAGGGGTGGGCAGGGCGCTCCGGCTGCGGTCGGCACCCGCCCGCCGGCTGCCGCCAACGTGTACCGGGGCCGTGACGTCCAGAGGTCGCAGCCGGCATCCCAAACCGGCTACGGCGGTTACGGCAGCAGCAGGGACGCCGCTACCTACCGTCAGCGCGGCCAGACGAGCAGGGGAGCCATGCAGCCGGTCAACCGGACACCCTCCATGGGCGCACCGGCCCAGAGGGCGGTCTCGCGTCCGGCGCCAGCCTCCCGCCCGGCGCCGTCCGGCGGCGGAGGCGGCGGAGGCGGCGGCCTGCGGCGGCAACGCTAG
- a CDS encoding TVP38/TMEM64 family protein, translating to MTRERTLPPEQGCNKNRSWKAPLVLALVAAAVAGVHLSGASHYLQQERLQALIASYGILAPAIYILIYSLAPVLFLPGLPITVIGGILFGPVWGVVYAITGATLGASLAFLVARYGARDWVARQLTGPKWQRLDNEVAQHGWKVVAFTRLIPAFPFNLLNYAFGLTTVPFTHYAAASFVCMLPACIAFIVFSSSLLGLVKGAVSATALLGIGLVALVSLMPVAYRRFKRGGGQKTLVAD from the coding sequence GTGACACGGGAAAGAACCTTACCCCCCGAACAGGGGTGCAACAAAAATCGCTCCTGGAAAGCGCCGCTGGTGCTGGCCCTGGTGGCGGCGGCCGTGGCCGGGGTGCACCTGTCTGGTGCCAGCCACTACCTCCAGCAGGAGCGGTTGCAGGCGCTGATCGCCTCCTACGGGATCCTGGCCCCGGCCATATACATCCTGATCTATAGCCTGGCGCCGGTGCTGTTCCTCCCCGGCCTGCCGATCACCGTCATCGGCGGCATCCTCTTCGGCCCGGTGTGGGGTGTGGTCTACGCCATCACCGGGGCCACCCTCGGCGCCTCCCTGGCCTTTCTGGTCGCCCGCTACGGCGCGCGGGACTGGGTGGCCAGACAGCTCACCGGCCCCAAATGGCAGCGGCTGGACAATGAGGTGGCGCAGCATGGCTGGAAGGTGGTGGCCTTCACCCGCCTGATCCCCGCCTTTCCCTTCAACCTGCTGAACTATGCCTTCGGCCTGACCACGGTTCCCTTTACCCACTACGCGGCGGCCTCCTTTGTCTGCATGCTGCCGGCCTGCATCGCCTTCATCGTCTTTTCCAGTTCGCTTTTGGGGCTGGTCAAAGGCGCGGTTTCGGCGACGGCGCTCCTGGGCATCGGCCTGGTGGCGCTGGTGTCGCTCATGCCGGTGGCCTACCGGCGCTTCAAGAGGGGCGGGGGGCAAAAAACGCTGGTTGCCGACTAA
- a CDS encoding amidohydrolase translates to MNAPDMILYNGAIAAADGVPSTVSALALSDGKITALGGEELLKDAPAATRRIDLKGHTVIPGLNDSHIHVIRGGLNFNMELRWDGVPSLTLALRMLREQARRTPPPQWVRVIGGWTEFQFVERRMPTLEEINAAAPDTPVFVLHLYDRAFVNRAGLRALGYTKETPNPTGGEIQRDRGGNPTGLLIAKPNALILYASLAKGPKLGFDDQVNSTRHFMRELNRLGITSCIDAGGGFQNYPDDYRVVEELAGRDELTLRIAYNLFTQRPGQEYDDFAHWAEITEPGKGNDVYKVNGAGEMLVFSAADFEDFLEPRPDLQPVLEAELKKVVALLVEKRWPFRLHATYDESITRFLDVFEAIDREIPFDGLRWFFDHAETISERNMERVRRLGGGIAIQDRMAFQGEYFVARYGKKAASMSPPISTMLRMGIPVGAGTDATRVASYNPWVSLYWLVTGKTVGGLSLYGEENRLDRATALGLYTEGSSWFSGDAGKKGRIAVGQLADLSVLSADYFSVPDEEIKGIESLLTIMGGRIVHGAGDFASLAPPLPPVSPDWSPTGVYGGAYRDGHGAPEAPALAAAVSCDDPLHRHTHRVFGEDGPWGVGCTCFAF, encoded by the coding sequence ATGAACGCACCTGACATGATTCTGTATAACGGCGCCATTGCCGCAGCGGATGGTGTCCCTTCCACGGTTTCCGCCCTTGCCCTGAGCGACGGCAAGATCACCGCCCTGGGCGGCGAAGAGCTGCTCAAGGATGCCCCCGCCGCGACCAGGCGGATCGACCTCAAAGGACACACCGTCATCCCCGGCCTGAACGATTCCCACATCCACGTCATCCGGGGCGGCCTCAACTTCAACATGGAACTGCGCTGGGACGGCGTTCCGTCCCTGACCCTGGCGCTGCGCATGCTGCGCGAGCAGGCCCGCCGCACCCCGCCGCCCCAGTGGGTGCGGGTCATCGGCGGCTGGACCGAGTTCCAGTTCGTCGAGCGGCGCATGCCGACTCTGGAGGAGATCAACGCCGCCGCGCCGGACACCCCGGTCTTTGTCCTGCACCTGTACGACCGGGCGTTCGTCAACCGGGCCGGACTCCGAGCCCTGGGGTACACGAAGGAGACCCCCAATCCAACCGGCGGGGAGATCCAGCGGGACAGGGGGGGCAATCCCACCGGCCTGTTGATCGCCAAGCCCAACGCCCTGATCCTCTACGCCAGCCTGGCCAAGGGGCCGAAGCTCGGCTTCGACGACCAGGTCAACTCCACCCGCCACTTCATGCGCGAGCTGAACCGGCTCGGAATCACCAGTTGCATCGACGCCGGCGGCGGCTTCCAGAACTACCCCGACGACTACCGGGTGGTGGAGGAGTTGGCGGGACGGGACGAACTGACCCTGCGCATCGCCTACAACCTGTTCACCCAGCGCCCCGGTCAGGAGTACGACGACTTTGCCCACTGGGCCGAGATCACCGAACCGGGAAAGGGGAACGATGTCTACAAGGTAAACGGCGCAGGCGAGATGCTGGTCTTTTCCGCCGCCGACTTCGAGGACTTCCTGGAGCCGCGCCCCGACCTGCAACCGGTCTTGGAGGCGGAGCTGAAAAAGGTGGTGGCCCTGCTGGTGGAGAAACGCTGGCCGTTTCGGCTGCACGCCACCTACGATGAATCCATCACCCGTTTTCTGGACGTGTTCGAGGCCATCGACCGGGAGATCCCCTTCGACGGGCTGCGCTGGTTCTTCGACCATGCCGAGACCATCTCGGAGCGGAACATGGAGCGGGTGCGCCGCCTGGGGGGCGGCATCGCCATCCAGGACCGCATGGCCTTCCAGGGCGAGTACTTCGTGGCGCGCTACGGGAAAAAAGCGGCCAGCATGTCCCCGCCCATCTCGACCATGCTCCGCATGGGGATTCCGGTGGGCGCCGGCACGGACGCCACCAGGGTGGCGAGCTACAACCCCTGGGTCTCGCTCTACTGGCTGGTGACCGGCAAGACCGTGGGCGGCCTCTCCCTGTACGGCGAGGAGAACCGCCTGGACCGGGCCACGGCCCTTGGCCTCTACACCGAGGGGAGTTCATGGTTTTCCGGGGACGCCGGCAAAAAGGGGCGGATCGCGGTGGGGCAACTCGCCGACCTGTCGGTGCTGTCGGCCGACTACTTCAGCGTGCCCGACGAGGAGATCAAGGGGATCGAGTCGCTGTTGACCATCATGGGGGGGCGCATCGTCCATGGGGCGGGCGACTTTGCCTCCCTGGCGCCGCCCCTGCCGCCGGTCTCTCCCGACTGGTCGCCCACGGGCGTCTACGGCGGGGCGTACCGGGATGGGCACGGCGCGCCCGAGGCGCCCGCCCTGGCAGCGGCCGTCTCATGCGACGACCCGCTCCACCGGCATACCCACCGGGTATTCGGCGAGGACGGTCCCTGGGGGGTCGGTTGTACATGCTTTGCATTCTGA